The Montipora capricornis isolate CH-2021 chromosome 3, ASM3666992v2, whole genome shotgun sequence genome window below encodes:
- the LOC138040036 gene encoding uncharacterized protein, protein MHQDPLCQPRAVVIEKEMLAILFGTQKFEQYIYGCPTKVETDHKPLESVLQKSILSAPKRLQRMTLPLQKYDLNVTYNKGAHRYRADTLSRAYLPKIYNTETCDKDVVMIMDQRGDAEQEAEHINTLQFLPVTEETSTRIKEATEADEDMHALKKIIRQGWPEMKDKIPESLAPYFSFCDHDS, encoded by the coding sequence ATGCATCAAGATCCTTTATGTCAACCAAGAGCAGTAGTAATCGAAAAGGAAATGCTGGCCATTCTCTTTGGAACTCAGAAGTTCGAACAATACATATACGGATGCCCTACAAAGGTGGAGACAGACCACAAGCCTCTTGAGTCGGTTCTCCAAAAGAGCATTCTCTCTGCTCCTAAACGACTCCAGCGAATGACGCTTCCACTCCAAAAGTACGACCTCAACGTAACATACAACAAAGGTGCCCACAGGTACCGAGCCGACACTCTCAGCAGGGCGTACCTGCCAAAAATATATAACACAGAGACCTGCGACAAAGATGTTGTTATGATAATGGACCAACGAGGCGATGCAGAACAAGAAGCGGAGCATATCAACACACTCCAGTTCCTCCCAGTAACAGAGGAGACCTCGACACGAATCAAGGAAGCGACTGAGGCTGATGAAGACATGCACGCCCTAAAAAAAATCATCAGGCAGGGATGGCCAGAAATGAAGGACAAAATACCAGAATCGCTTGCACCCTATTTCTCATTCTGTGATCATGATTCATGA